Proteins encoded together in one Pleurocapsa sp. PCC 7319 window:
- a CDS encoding cyclic nucleotide-binding domain-containing protein, which yields MTEILLKELNNSDIEWLLKTGRRQDLASGTQLVRAGKSLDCLHILIEGSLGSYVSEIDNNPLSRAFIALNDDQPTTGIEIARLSSGEVVGEMSLINLHPPMTDIIALENSQILSIPLLQIEAKLESDIDFAARFYQALNILLANKLETIINRLGRSKIAPDNSIKDVLYVFGELNDSDLDWLIANGDRQKIKANTTLIQEGRPIEALYIILSGQISLSVTEDKRNPLTRIFSAIENSSNPEIEIAKLSQGETIGETALVDGRLSAINATTTKNTTILFISRSLLSVKLQQDISFAARFYRTISALSADRLQGMLSRLAHSRRMYHKGDSLDHTETYADELNNVALDRMALAGKRFDWILEQSKVS from the coding sequence ATGACGGAAATTTTACTCAAGGAATTAAATAATAGCGATATTGAATGGTTGCTCAAGACTGGTCGCCGTCAAGATCTAGCTTCGGGGACTCAACTTGTTCGAGCTGGCAAATCTCTAGATTGCTTGCATATATTAATTGAAGGAAGTTTAGGATCTTATGTATCTGAGATTGATAATAATCCTCTATCCCGTGCTTTTATCGCGCTTAATGACGACCAGCCAACTACAGGAATAGAAATAGCTCGTCTATCTAGTGGCGAAGTAGTAGGAGAAATGTCCTTGATTAATTTGCATCCTCCGATGACGGATATTATAGCCCTAGAAAATTCACAAATTTTGTCTATTCCGCTGTTACAAATTGAAGCTAAGTTAGAATCAGATATTGATTTTGCAGCCCGATTTTATCAAGCGCTCAATATTTTACTTGCCAATAAATTAGAAACGATTATCAATCGCTTGGGTCGCAGTAAAATTGCTCCAGACAATTCAATTAAAGATGTACTATATGTTTTTGGCGAACTCAATGATAGCGATCTCGATTGGTTAATTGCTAATGGCGATCGTCAAAAAATCAAGGCAAATACTACTTTAATTCAAGAAGGTAGACCCATAGAGGCACTTTATATAATCCTTAGCGGTCAAATATCTTTGTCTGTTACCGAAGATAAACGCAATCCTTTAACTCGAATCTTCTCGGCGATCGAAAATAGCTCAAACCCAGAAATTGAAATAGCAAAACTCTCTCAAGGCGAAACGATTGGAGAGACAGCTCTTGTTGATGGCCGCTTGTCTGCGATTAATGCTACAACCACTAAAAATACAACTATTTTGTTTATATCTCGCTCATTATTGTCAGTTAAGTTACAGCAAGATATTAGCTTTGCAGCCCGTTTCTACCGAACTATTTCCGCATTATCGGCAGATAGACTGCAAGGGATGTTATCTCGATTAGCTCACAGTAGGAGAATGTATCACAAGGGAGATTCTCTAGATCATACCGAAACATATGCTGATGAATTAAATAATGTTGCTTTAGATCGAATGGCATTAGCTGGAAAAAGATTTGATTGGATCTTGGAACAATCCAAAGTCAGCTAA
- a CDS encoding MinD/ParA family protein — translation MCKIVSIHSFRGGTGKSNMVANVAATMAQQGQKVGIIDTDLQSPGIHVIFGLDEDQINLSLNDYLWGKCNIQEAAYDVTCVFNSEPVDGELYLIPSSIKAGEISRVLREGYDVGRLNDGFQELIRCLKLDYLLIDTHPGLNEETLLSIAISDVLVVIFRPDSQDFQGTAVTVDVARKLQVPKMLLVVNKVLSAYDFAALITKVQRSYKTDVAGIIPLSEDIIQLASSDVFCLRHPDHFFSQTIREISQQIASKPEAVLAGEIK, via the coding sequence ATGTGCAAAATAGTCTCAATTCACTCATTCCGTGGCGGTACTGGTAAATCAAATATGGTTGCTAATGTTGCTGCAACTATGGCTCAACAAGGACAAAAAGTAGGAATTATCGATACCGATCTTCAATCTCCAGGTATTCACGTTATTTTTGGGCTAGATGAAGACCAAATAAATCTTTCTCTAAATGACTATCTGTGGGGCAAGTGCAATATTCAAGAGGCTGCTTATGATGTTACTTGTGTTTTTAATTCCGAACCAGTTGATGGCGAACTCTATTTAATTCCTTCAAGTATCAAAGCTGGAGAAATTTCTCGGGTTTTAAGAGAAGGCTATGACGTTGGTAGGTTAAATGACGGTTTTCAGGAATTAATTCGTTGCCTCAAACTAGATTATCTATTAATTGATACTCATCCTGGGTTGAACGAAGAAACTTTGTTATCGATCGCTATTTCTGACGTTTTAGTTGTAATTTTCCGTCCAGATAGTCAAGATTTTCAAGGTACAGCGGTAACGGTAGATGTTGCCCGTAAATTACAAGTTCCCAAGATGTTGCTGGTAGTGAATAAAGTACTATCTGCTTATGATTTTGCAGCCTTGATAACTAAAGTACAACGCAGTTATAAAACTGACGTTGCGGGAATTATTCCTCTTTCAGAAGATATTATTCAACTCGCTAGCAGTGATGTCTTCTGTTTGCGACATCCCGACCATTTTTTTAGTCAGACAATCAGGGAAATTTCCCAGCAAATTGCTAGCAAACCTGAAGCAGTTCTGGCAGGAGAAATTAAGTGA
- a CDS encoding cache and HAMP domain-containing protein, with the protein MKRIHRLFYPSAWSITVKVLAALLALALIPMSLNSFYNLHQGLKNAEELEQQKLELLATREASRLERLILDAQQIVVQVSQESDASAFLSTNNIQGQKVIQSNLQGFLGNTTHSSLIYDAVYLIDPNGECVASTDESFIGNNYGFHEYFRQAMKGKIYISNFLNENTNQRSAIYLANPVRASTGKIIGVAVMKIREEFITKTFNRLNLDPKSYAFLIDQIGIVTSHPNKSLLHHSLGNSSRKTQKQVKFDQHYNRDQIASLDLKKFAKDIAGTTKSGYLSYKSSSEKQRQRVGFATLAIKPWILGINLSETDFTAPLRYLMWQNCLNLLVVGAIASILSIVLAHSITKPIKELSVMAEAIEQDSFEFDRLLKLANNQNDIGRLVRIFIHMAHRVKAKEQRLKQKVVQLNFEIDEVKRERQVAAVTGTEYFQQLQQKAQRLRNRSPVGRNIEAEYYQQIKQQALRMKQSTISN; encoded by the coding sequence ATGAAACGTATACATCGGTTATTTTATCCTTCTGCTTGGTCGATCACAGTAAAAGTTCTTGCTGCCTTGCTAGCATTGGCATTAATACCGATGAGCCTCAATTCTTTTTACAATCTGCATCAGGGCTTAAAAAATGCGGAAGAGTTAGAACAACAAAAGCTAGAGCTTTTAGCAACTCGCGAAGCCAGCCGTTTGGAACGATTGATTCTTGATGCTCAGCAAATAGTAGTTCAAGTTAGTCAGGAAAGTGACGCGAGCGCTTTTTTATCGACGAATAATATTCAGGGACAGAAAGTAATACAGTCCAATTTACAAGGCTTCTTGGGTAATACTACTCACTCTAGCTTGATCTATGATGCAGTCTATCTGATAGATCCAAACGGAGAATGTGTTGCCTCAACTGATGAGTCATTTATAGGCAATAACTATGGTTTTCACGAGTATTTTCGTCAAGCAATGAAGGGAAAAATTTATATTTCTAACTTCTTAAACGAGAATACTAACCAAAGATCGGCAATTTATCTTGCTAATCCTGTACGTGCCTCCACTGGCAAAATTATCGGTGTGGCTGTCATGAAAATAAGGGAAGAATTTATTACCAAGACTTTTAATAGGTTAAATTTAGACCCAAAAAGCTATGCTTTTTTAATCGATCAGATTGGCATAGTTACCAGCCATCCGAATAAATCTTTGCTACATCATAGTCTGGGTAATTCATCTAGGAAGACGCAAAAACAAGTTAAATTCGACCAACACTATAACCGCGACCAAATAGCTAGCCTAGATTTAAAAAAGTTTGCTAAAGATATAGCAGGGACAACAAAATCAGGTTATCTGAGCTATAAGTCTTCTTCCGAGAAACAACGTCAGAGAGTCGGTTTCGCTACTTTAGCAATCAAGCCTTGGATATTGGGAATTAACCTTTCTGAAACCGATTTTACTGCACCTTTAAGATATTTAATGTGGCAAAACTGCCTGAATCTGCTAGTTGTTGGTGCGATCGCGTCAATTCTGTCAATTGTCTTGGCACATAGTATTACTAAGCCAATCAAAGAACTTTCGGTAATGGCAGAAGCGATTGAACAAGATAGCTTTGAATTTGATCGTTTGCTTAAACTTGCCAATAACCAAAACGATATTGGGCGTTTGGTTCGCATATTTATCCATATGGCTCATCGAGTCAAAGCTAAAGAACAAAGGCTCAAGCAAAAGGTAGTACAGCTAAATTTTGAAATTGATGAAGTAAAAAGAGAACGTCAGGTAGCAGCGGTTACAGGAACAGAATACTTTCAACAACTACAACAAAAAGCACAACGACTCAGAAATAGATCTCCTGTAGGCAGAAATATTGAAGCTGAATATTACCAGCAAATAAAGCAGCAAGCGCTAAGAATGAAGCAGTCAACCATAAGTAATTAA
- a CDS encoding nif11-class peptide radical SAM maturase 3: MTKKYRRVSYAVWEITLKCNLACSHCGSRAGQARTKELSTEEAFNLVRQLADVGIKEVTLIGGEAFMRSDWLEIAKAVTEAGMICGMTTGGFGVSLETARKMKEAGIKTVSVSIDGGIPETHDRQRGKKGAWHSAFRTMSHLKEVGIYFGCNTQINRLSASEFPIIYERIRDAGARAWQIQLTVPMGNAADNADMLLQPYELLDIYPMLARVAKRAKQEGVRIQAGNNIGYYGPYERLLRGSDEWTFWQGCGAGLNTLGIEADGKIKGCPSLPTAAYTGGNIRDRPLREIVEQTEELKFNLKAGTEQGTDHMWGFCKTCEFAELCRGGCSWTAHVFFDRRGNNPYCHHRALKQAQKDIRERFYLKVKAKGNPFDNGEFVIIEEPFNAPLPENDLLHFNSDHIQWPENWQNSESAYALAK, encoded by the coding sequence ATGACTAAAAAATACAGACGAGTTAGTTATGCAGTTTGGGAAATTACCTTGAAATGCAATCTAGCTTGTAGTCACTGTGGTTCGAGAGCAGGGCAGGCAAGAACCAAGGAACTATCTACAGAAGAAGCTTTTAATCTGGTTCGGCAACTAGCCGATGTAGGAATCAAAGAGGTTACTCTAATCGGTGGCGAAGCCTTTATGCGCTCTGATTGGCTAGAAATTGCCAAGGCTGTTACTGAGGCAGGGATGATCTGCGGTATGACTACAGGTGGATTTGGTGTCAGTTTGGAAACTGCCAGAAAAATGAAAGAAGCTGGAATTAAAACAGTTTCTGTATCTATCGATGGTGGCATACCAGAAACCCACGATCGCCAGCGAGGGAAAAAAGGTGCTTGGCATTCTGCTTTTAGAACCATGAGCCATCTAAAAGAAGTCGGCATCTATTTTGGCTGCAATACCCAGATAAACCGTTTATCTGCCTCTGAATTCCCAATAATTTACGAACGAATAAGGGACGCTGGAGCAAGAGCTTGGCAGATTCAATTAACTGTACCTATGGGTAATGCGGCAGATAATGCAGACATGTTATTGCAACCATACGAACTATTAGATATTTATCCCATGTTAGCTCGTGTTGCTAAACGAGCTAAACAGGAAGGTGTTCGCATACAGGCGGGAAATAATATTGGCTATTATGGCCCTTATGAAAGACTGCTGCGTGGTAGTGATGAATGGACATTTTGGCAGGGTTGCGGAGCGGGTTTAAATACCTTGGGTATCGAAGCTGATGGCAAAATTAAAGGTTGTCCTTCTTTACCTACGGCTGCTTATACGGGCGGTAATATCCGCGATCGCCCTTTAAGAGAAATAGTCGAACAGACTGAAGAGCTTAAATTTAATCTGAAGGCTGGGACTGAACAGGGCACAGACCACATGTGGGGATTTTGTAAAACCTGTGAATTTGCTGAACTCTGTCGAGGTGGTTGTTCTTGGACGGCTCATGTCTTCTTTGATCGCCGTGGGAATAATCCCTACTGCCATCATCGTGCTTTGAAACAGGCACAAAAAGACATCAGAGAAAGATTCTATTTAAAAGTAAAAGCAAAAGGGAATCCTTTTGATAATGGGGAATTTGTCATTATAGAAGAACCTTTCAACGCACCTTTGCCAGAGAACGATTTGCTTCATTTTAATAGCGATCACATTCAGTGGCCAGAAAACTGGCAAAATTCTGAATCTGCTTACGCTTTAGCAAAGTAA
- a CDS encoding Nif11-like leader peptide family RiPP precursor produces the protein MSIENAKSFYERVSTDKQFRTQLENTASAEERQKIIQAAGFEFTNQEWEIAKEQILATSESNNGELSEAELTAVSGGVDLSIFELLDEEPLFPIRPLYGLPI, from the coding sequence ATGTCTATCGAAAACGCAAAATCATTTTATGAACGAGTATCTACGGATAAGCAATTTCGTACTCAACTCGAAAATACAGCTTCAGCAGAAGAACGTCAGAAAATTATCCAAGCTGCTGGTTTTGAATTTACAAATCAAGAATGGGAAATTGCTAAAGAGCAGATTTTAGCAACATCTGAATCTAATAATGGTGAATTAAGTGAAGCAGAATTAACGGCGGTAAGTGGTGGAGTTGATTTATCTATTTTTGAGTTATTAGATGAAGAACCATTATTTCCTATCAGACCTCTGTATGGTTTACCAATATAG
- a CDS encoding Nif11-like leader peptide family natural product precursor — translation MSIESAKAFYQRMTDDASFRTPFEAELSKEERQQLIKDSGYDFTAEEWQQAMTEIQAARSNEELNEEELEAIAGGAVAAMYGVVFPWDNEFPWPRWGG, via the coding sequence ATGTCTATTGAAAGTGCAAAAGCTTTTTACCAAAGAATGACCGATGATGCATCCTTTCGCACACCATTTGAAGCAGAATTATCTAAAGAAGAACGCCAACAACTAATTAAAGACTCTGGCTATGATTTCACTGCCGAGGAATGGCAGCAAGCGATGACAGAAATTCAAGCTGCTAGGTCTAATGAGGAATTGAATGAAGAAGAACTTGAAGCGATCGCAGGTGGTGCTGTAGCAGCAATGTATGGCGTAGTTTTTCCTTGGGATAATGAATTTCCTTGGCCTAGGTGGGGGGGATAA
- a CDS encoding radical SAM family RiPP maturation amino acid epimerase, producing the protein MVTKINISNSNSDKVISCTKDNRNTKLENPKEFKIVRASNIKRFLERWTADPSFQSWVSAKPYEAINYHGLQVNLNEVEPLWEENSSKKNSELANIFTNLKQSSKQTESSKELKRLKSIAAASIEPHYKAWREQQISRTTSQFKKGVQDAIMHAPVSFELSKGCSIGCWFCGVSAPRLGDIFLYNSENAQLWREVLELMKETLGQSAGAGFCYWASDPLDNPDYEKFCLDFYETFGLFPQTTTAQPLKDIARTRSLLKLSRERGCPLNRFSILSLNMLDRVHKEFSAKELAFVNLVLQNKEAKKNKANSGRVRERNISRGEEDDEFPEQGTIACVSGFLFNMVDRSVKLISPCNANERWPLGYITYDEGTFDDIDELKALLERMIRDNMSLTIKPNDVINFRRDLRYESFEDGFQLTTKFKTFKFKHDFSLRELGAIIHKGNRTAREIVSILEQNNISSAFTNYYLNLMFEKGVLDDEPKLK; encoded by the coding sequence ATGGTAACCAAAATCAATATTTCTAATAGTAACTCAGATAAGGTTATTTCTTGTACTAAGGATAACCGAAATACAAAATTAGAGAATCCTAAAGAGTTTAAAATAGTACGTGCAAGTAATATAAAGCGTTTTTTAGAAAGATGGACAGCAGATCCATCTTTTCAAAGTTGGGTATCTGCTAAACCTTATGAAGCTATTAATTATCATGGCTTACAAGTTAATTTAAATGAAGTTGAACCTTTATGGGAAGAAAATAGTAGTAAAAAGAATAGTGAGTTAGCCAACATTTTCACGAATCTAAAACAATCTTCAAAACAAACTGAAAGTTCTAAAGAACTTAAACGACTAAAATCTATTGCTGCTGCTTCAATTGAACCCCATTATAAAGCATGGCGTGAACAACAAATCTCTCGTACTACAAGTCAGTTTAAAAAAGGAGTACAAGATGCAATTATGCACGCTCCAGTTTCATTTGAACTTAGTAAAGGATGTTCGATTGGATGTTGGTTTTGTGGTGTCTCTGCTCCTCGTCTGGGCGATATCTTTTTATATAATTCAGAGAATGCGCAATTATGGCGTGAAGTACTGGAATTAATGAAAGAAACCCTGGGGCAGTCTGCTGGTGCTGGTTTTTGTTATTGGGCAAGCGATCCACTTGACAACCCAGATTATGAAAAATTTTGTCTCGATTTTTATGAAACTTTTGGTTTGTTCCCTCAAACTACTACTGCACAACCTCTTAAAGATATTGCTCGTACTCGTTCACTTCTAAAGCTTTCCAGAGAAAGAGGGTGTCCGCTTAATAGATTTTCTATTCTTTCTTTGAATATGCTTGATCGAGTCCATAAAGAATTTAGCGCTAAGGAGTTAGCTTTTGTAAATTTGGTTCTCCAAAATAAAGAAGCAAAAAAAAACAAAGCCAATAGTGGAAGAGTACGTGAAAGAAATATCAGCAGAGGAGAAGAAGATGACGAATTTCCTGAACAGGGAACAATTGCTTGTGTGTCTGGATTTTTATTTAACATGGTAGACCGCAGTGTTAAGCTCATAAGTCCTTGTAATGCAAATGAACGCTGGCCTCTAGGCTATATAACGTATGATGAGGGAACTTTTGATGATATTGATGAGCTGAAAGCTCTTCTTGAAAGAATGATAAGGGATAATATGTCTCTAACAATCAAACCAAATGATGTCATTAATTTTCGTCGCGATCTTAGATATGAAAGTTTTGAAGATGGTTTTCAATTAACAACTAAATTTAAAACTTTTAAGTTCAAACATGATTTTTCTCTTCGTGAATTAGGTGCAATTATTCACAAGGGTAACAGAACTGCTAGAGAAATTGTTTCTATTCTTGAACAAAATAACATTTCTTCCGCTTTCACAAATTATTATCTTAATCTGATGTTTGAGAAAGGAGTTTTGGACGATGAGCCAAAGCTAAAATAA
- a CDS encoding NHLP leader peptide family RiPP precursor yields MENQQGANQNSQKSRTEIEATLVAKAWQNDDFRQELMSNPRKVFASEFNQEIPESTNIQVLEESNDTYYLVIPKKPDVSEELSDEALEAIAGGWYFVTNDDEGAIVGSDSN; encoded by the coding sequence ATGGAAAACCAACAAGGCGCAAATCAAAATTCTCAAAAATCAAGAACTGAAATTGAAGCAACTTTAGTTGCAAAAGCCTGGCAAAATGATGACTTTAGACAAGAATTAATGAGCAATCCTAGAAAAGTTTTTGCGAGTGAATTTAATCAAGAAATACCAGAATCTACAAATATTCAAGTCCTTGAAGAATCTAATGATACTTACTATCTAGTCATACCAAAAAAACCTGATGTTTCAGAAGAGTTGTCTGATGAAGCATTAGAAGCTATTGCAGGAGGATGGTATTTTGTTACGAATGATGATGAAGGAGCTATAGTAGGTTCAGATTCAAATTAA
- a CDS encoding DNA-binding response regulator has protein sequence MIKVLVIEDEIKARENFLGCLETGGFKGIEATDGYMGVQKAQEQLPELVVCDILLPELNGYGVLKTLRQEPTTAIIPFILLTSNINRAEFRQGMQLGADDYLSKASTEEEFLGAIAAQLRKREALKEFYTKKYKRSEIKPETETNSILPSSQDPKIQEIFDYIEAHYQESISLIDVANAMGYSKCYLTNLVKRQTGTSLHCWIIKRRLAAAEALLKGTNYSLETIAEEVGYFNPSHFYRQFRQYRDTTPKVWRKIHRGY, from the coding sequence ATGATAAAAGTTTTAGTGATTGAAGATGAAATAAAAGCCAGAGAAAATTTCCTAGGATGTCTGGAAACAGGAGGATTTAAAGGAATTGAAGCTACAGATGGCTACATGGGAGTTCAAAAAGCACAAGAGCAACTACCAGAATTAGTAGTTTGCGATATTCTTTTGCCAGAACTTAACGGTTACGGAGTACTCAAAACCTTACGCCAAGAACCGACTACAGCAATTATTCCCTTTATTCTATTAACGAGTAATATTAATAGGGCGGAATTCCGACAAGGTATGCAATTAGGAGCAGACGATTATTTATCAAAAGCTTCTACAGAAGAGGAATTTTTGGGAGCGATCGCGGCACAGCTAAGAAAAAGAGAAGCCCTCAAAGAATTTTACACAAAAAAGTATAAGCGATCAGAAATTAAGCCTGAAACTGAGACTAATTCGATTTTACCTTCTTCTCAAGATCCGAAAATACAAGAAATTTTTGACTATATCGAAGCTCATTATCAGGAATCAATTAGCTTGATAGATGTGGCAAATGCAATGGGCTATTCTAAATGCTATCTCACTAATTTAGTAAAACGTCAAACAGGAACATCACTTCATTGCTGGATTATCAAACGTCGTCTGGCTGCTGCTGAAGCTTTACTTAAGGGAACTAATTATTCATTAGAGACGATCGCTGAGGAAGTAGGGTATTTTAATCCTAGTCATTTCTATCGTCAGTTTCGTCAATATAGAGATACGACACCGAAAGTTTGGCGTAAAATACATCGGGGTTATTAA
- a CDS encoding calcium-binding protein, translating into MDEEMNLFIEGTEGNDDLRGGAENETLSGGLGNDSLAGLEGDDLILGGIGERNDEINSDTPILDGIASFEAEGGNDTLNGGLGNDFLYGEEGNDLLFGGTGDDVLYGGTIRQDESGIFNNFIGGRDILEGGEGNDVYLLSREFSGGSEIVDVSGEFDTLIIEDSTSDFDAIRSSFSTIEVFEDPATYGDSAIALSLPQEGIVGLFKSDTELIIDLNRDGVAEPADDLTVSNFFDAEGNPGSGFIEFINNANSLDIIDFFAEQTIPEVAGDEAEITVYRFFNNNSGVHFYTVDENERDSVQNLDHFSFEGESYNVLDPLSGAEGAVPVYSFLNQDTGVHLYTTSETEKEAVEELDNFSFKGEVFSAFDTQIEGTIPIYRFFNADTGAHFYTPSAAERDNVEDNLAEFEYEGIAYFAFPTEEF; encoded by the coding sequence ATGGACGAAGAAATGAATCTGTTTATTGAAGGAACAGAAGGAAATGACGATTTGAGAGGAGGCGCAGAAAACGAAACCCTTTCAGGAGGATTAGGAAACGATAGTCTAGCTGGACTTGAGGGAGATGATCTAATCCTAGGTGGTATTGGGGAAAGAAATGATGAAATTAATAGTGATACTCCAATTCTTGATGGAATTGCATCTTTCGAAGCTGAAGGTGGCAATGATACTTTGAATGGTGGTTTGGGAAATGACTTTTTATATGGTGAGGAGGGAAACGATCTCCTGTTTGGTGGAACAGGAGATGATGTACTTTATGGGGGAACCATTCGTCAAGATGAGTCTGGTATCTTCAATAATTTTATCGGGGGTAGAGATATCCTAGAAGGAGGGGAAGGTAATGATGTATACCTTTTATCTCGTGAATTTTCCGGTGGTAGTGAAATTGTTGACGTTTCAGGAGAATTTGATACTTTAATTATTGAGGATTCCACTAGTGACTTTGATGCAATACGTAGTTCTTTTTCAACCATAGAAGTTTTTGAAGATCCTGCTACCTATGGAGATTCTGCGATCGCATTATCCTTACCCCAAGAAGGCATAGTAGGACTGTTTAAATCTGATACAGAATTAATTATCGATCTTAACCGTGATGGTGTAGCTGAACCTGCTGACGACTTAACTGTCTCTAATTTTTTTGATGCAGAGGGCAATCCTGGTTCTGGCTTTATAGAGTTCATCAACAATGCTAATTCCCTAGATATTATTGACTTTTTTGCCGAGCAAACTATCCCTGAAGTTGCCGGAGATGAGGCAGAAATAACTGTCTATCGTTTTTTTAACAATAATTCAGGAGTTCACTTTTATACAGTAGACGAAAATGAACGAGACTCCGTTCAAAATTTAGATCACTTCAGTTTTGAAGGAGAATCTTACAATGTATTAGATCCTCTGTCTGGGGCAGAGGGAGCTGTTCCTGTCTATAGTTTTCTGAATCAAGATACTGGGGTTCATCTTTATACTACTTCGGAAACAGAAAAAGAAGCTGTTGAGGAATTGGATAACTTTAGCTTTAAGGGTGAAGTTTTTTCTGCATTCGATACCCAGATAGAGGGAACAATTCCCATCTATCGCTTTTTCAATGCCGATACAGGAGCACATTTTTATACTCCCTCGGCAGCAGAAAGGGATAACGTAGAAGACAATCTAGCTGAATTTGAGTACGAAGGAATTGCTTATTTTGCTTTTCCCACAGAAGAATTTTGA
- a CDS encoding AAA-like domain-containing protein, with protein sequence MSSFAEENEREEFTREEKVSFARELILKHTDEPLSDSKTAILRFSLPPQPQTYREMGDAIYLDEQTIREYGADLWNSLSEILERRVTKNTINEILNEAMKKPPEKDYRNQSPYLERIDQDRSNRTIESICDEEVLQPFALIKIKAPRFMGKTSLLSRIKSVAERECHVVSIDMRVMADHAVLNNLQTFLQTFCANVIHALNLEANIAKHWESSFLGANTLCNDFFEDYILEVIDKPLVLIFDEINHLFPYEEISIDFFSLLRAWHEQGKSNPLWSKIRLVLAYSTEPSINLPKNQSPFDNVGTFINLPEFTFEQVTDLANVYYSLSLEPTEIASVMDLVGGHPHLITLTFNALKKEITSLQKLLKQAPYTEGIYYEHLQSVHRQLREVTNLEDIYREIVNTEDWLEINTTEANDLYRLGLIKRQQGKVKISFELYRLYFRNTAWLMHLK encoded by the coding sequence ATGAGTTCATTTGCAGAAGAAAACGAAAGAGAGGAATTTACAAGAGAGGAAAAAGTATCCTTTGCTCGCGAACTTATTTTGAAACATACAGATGAACCATTAAGCGATAGTAAAACAGCAATTTTACGATTTTCTCTACCGCCTCAACCTCAAACTTACAGAGAAATGGGAGATGCTATATATCTAGATGAACAAACTATCAGAGAATATGGAGCCGATCTTTGGAATAGTCTTTCAGAAATTTTAGAAAGAAGAGTTACCAAGAACACTATTAATGAAATTCTGAATGAGGCAATGAAAAAGCCTCCAGAAAAAGATTATAGAAACCAATCGCCCTATTTAGAACGCATAGATCAGGACAGAAGTAATCGAACAATTGAAAGCATCTGCGATGAAGAAGTTCTTCAGCCCTTCGCTTTAATTAAAATCAAAGCTCCAAGATTTATGGGAAAAACATCTCTGCTTTCGAGAATTAAGTCTGTTGCCGAACGAGAGTGCCATGTTGTATCTATTGACATGAGAGTAATGGCTGATCATGCTGTTTTAAATAATCTTCAAACATTTCTTCAGACATTCTGCGCTAACGTCATTCATGCCCTGAATTTAGAGGCTAATATTGCCAAGCATTGGGAAAGTTCTTTTTTAGGTGCAAATACTTTATGCAACGATTTTTTTGAAGATTATATTCTCGAAGTAATAGACAAACCTTTAGTCTTAATTTTTGATGAAATAAATCACCTTTTTCCCTATGAAGAAATTTCTATCGATTTTTTCTCATTACTAAGAGCTTGGCACGAACAAGGGAAATCCAATCCTTTATGGAGCAAGATTCGTTTGGTTTTAGCCTATTCCACTGAGCCATCGATAAATCTACCTAAAAATCAGTCACCTTTTGACAATGTGGGAACATTCATCAATTTGCCTGAATTTACTTTTGAGCAAGTGACAGATTTAGCTAATGTATATTATTCATTATCATTAGAACCAACAGAAATTGCTTCAGTCATGGATTTAGTAGGAGGTCATCCTCATCTAATTACACTTACATTTAATGCTTTGAAAAAGGAAATTACTTCTCTTCAAAAACTACTGAAACAAGCTCCCTATACTGAAGGAATATATTACGAGCATTTACAGAGTGTGCATAGACAATTGAGAGAGGTCACTAATTTAGAAGATATTTATCGAGAAATTGTAAATACTGAAGATTGGTTAGAAATAAATACTACAGAAGCTAACGATCTTTACCGTTTAGGTCTAATCAAAAGACAGCAAGGAAAAGTTAAAATTAGTTTTGAGCTTTACCGACTTTATTTTCGCAACACTGCCTGGCTTATGCACCTCAAATAA